In the genome of Staphylococcus durrellii, one region contains:
- the trmFO gene encoding FADH(2)-oxidizing methylenetetrahydrofolate--tRNA-(uracil(54)-C(5))-methyltransferase TrmFO, translated as MMQTVNVVGAGLAGSEAAYQLAQRGVKVNLIEMRPVKQTPAHHTDKFAELVCSNSLRGNALTNAVGVLKEEMRRLDSLIIKAADSARVPAGGALAVDRHDFAGYITETLRNHPNVSVLNQEVNSIPEGYTIIATGPLTTDSLAKEIVDVTGKDQLYFYDAAAPIIEKDTIDMDKVYLKSRYDKGEAAYLNCPMTEEEFNRFYDAVIEAEVAPTNDFEKEKYFEGCMPFEVMAERGRKTLLFGPMKPVGLEDPKTDKRPYAVVQLRQDDAAGTLYNIVGFQTHLKWGAQKDVIRLIPGLENVEIVRYGVMHRNTFINSPDVLTETYALKNRENLYFAGQMTGVEGYVESAASGLIAGINVAHKLKNKAEVIFPRETMLGSMAYYISHAKNEKNFQPMNANFGLLPALEQRIKDKKERYEILANRALSYLDNYKKTL; from the coding sequence ATGATGCAAACAGTTAACGTGGTAGGCGCAGGATTAGCTGGATCTGAGGCAGCATATCAACTTGCACAAAGAGGCGTAAAAGTGAACTTAATCGAAATGAGACCAGTTAAACAGACGCCTGCGCATCATACAGATAAATTCGCTGAGCTAGTTTGTTCTAATTCGTTAAGAGGTAATGCCTTAACAAATGCTGTTGGTGTTTTAAAAGAAGAAATGAGACGCTTAGACTCTTTAATTATTAAAGCAGCAGATAGTGCAAGGGTACCAGCTGGGGGTGCTTTAGCTGTTGATAGACATGATTTTGCGGGTTATATAACTGAAACTTTAAGAAATCATCCCAATGTATCGGTGCTCAACCAAGAAGTTAACAGTATACCTGAAGGTTATACAATTATTGCAACAGGCCCTCTTACTACTGATAGTTTGGCCAAAGAAATTGTAGACGTAACTGGTAAAGATCAACTTTATTTCTATGATGCAGCTGCACCTATTATAGAAAAAGATACGATTGATATGGATAAAGTTTATTTGAAATCAAGATATGATAAAGGCGAAGCTGCATACTTAAACTGTCCAATGACTGAAGAAGAATTTAATCGTTTTTATGACGCAGTTATAGAGGCGGAAGTAGCTCCTACCAATGACTTTGAAAAAGAAAAATATTTTGAAGGTTGTATGCCATTCGAAGTCATGGCTGAGCGTGGTAGAAAGACATTGTTATTCGGTCCAATGAAACCTGTAGGACTTGAAGATCCCAAAACGGATAAAAGACCATACGCAGTTGTTCAATTAAGGCAAGATGATGCAGCCGGAACTTTATATAATATAGTAGGATTCCAAACACATTTAAAATGGGGCGCACAAAAAGATGTAATTCGTCTTATTCCTGGCTTAGAAAATGTAGAAATCGTACGTTATGGAGTAATGCATAGAAACACATTTATCAATTCGCCAGATGTACTAACTGAAACATACGCATTAAAAAATAGAGAAAATTTATATTTTGCAGGCCAAATGACTGGCGTGGAAGGCTATGTAGAAAGTGCCGCAAGTGGTTTAATTGCTGGGATAAACGTTGCACACAAATTAAAAAACAAAGCAGAAGTGATTTTCCCAAGAGAGACTATGTTAGGCAGTATGGCTTACTATATTTCTCATGCTAAAAATGAAAAAAACTTTCAACCTATGAATGCTAACTTTGGTTTATTGCCAGCTTTAGAACAAAGAATTAAAGATAAAAAAGAGCGTTATGAAATATTAGCTAATAGGGCGTTATCATATTTAGATAACTATAAAAAAACATTATAA